A portion of the Leptospira barantonii genome contains these proteins:
- a CDS encoding TPM domain-containing protein produces MIHQNTTERSNLGRIWNHLLESFFSAFSFHPDKSKSYRFKKYFSSENLRMIESSVAKSETLHKGEIKVVLEGGLPVFRVISGLTAKQRAMELFSEKKVWDTDENTGILIYVQLTDRKIELLADRGIYKKIGQETLDEICNQMQSGFRNGNYTESILTCIDRFTHLLQKHFPPGKRNPNELSDKPEII; encoded by the coding sequence ATGATACATCAAAATACTACCGAACGATCGAACCTAGGAAGAATTTGGAATCATCTTTTGGAATCCTTTTTTTCCGCGTTCTCCTTTCATCCGGACAAATCGAAATCCTATCGTTTTAAAAAATATTTCAGCTCTGAAAACTTAAGAATGATCGAATCCTCGGTCGCAAAATCGGAAACGTTGCACAAAGGAGAAATCAAGGTCGTATTGGAGGGCGGACTTCCCGTGTTTCGAGTGATTTCCGGTCTTACCGCAAAACAAAGAGCGATGGAACTTTTTTCCGAAAAAAAAGTATGGGATACCGACGAAAACACCGGGATTCTAATCTACGTTCAACTGACGGATCGAAAGATCGAACTTTTGGCCGACCGAGGGATCTATAAGAAGATCGGGCAGGAAACGTTAGACGAAATCTGCAATCAGATGCAGAGCGGTTTTCGGAACGGAAATTATACGGAAAGTATTCTTACCTGCATCGATCGGTTTACGCATCTTCTTCAAAAACATTTTCCTCCCGGAAAACGGAATCCGAACGAACTTTCGGACAAACCGGAAATTATTTAA